In Nocardia asteroides, the following proteins share a genomic window:
- a CDS encoding carboxymuconolactone decarboxylase family protein, producing the protein MSYVSLIARTDATGATRELLDQIDGAFGATPAMFRAVANSPAALRSMWGSFQALGAGELGPALGELIAVAVANRNGCEYCLAAHTGLGRKAGLTDAALVAAQLGESDDPKTTALLALALALVDQRGQVSDAQFEAARAHGWTDGELVELVAQVALNLFTNYVNIALRVPVDFPVVALR; encoded by the coding sequence ATGTCGTACGTCTCGCTCATCGCCCGGACCGATGCCACCGGGGCGACCCGCGAGCTGCTCGATCAGATCGACGGCGCGTTCGGGGCCACCCCGGCGATGTTCCGGGCGGTGGCCAATTCGCCCGCCGCGCTGCGCAGCATGTGGGGTTCGTTCCAGGCGCTCGGCGCGGGCGAGCTCGGGCCCGCGCTCGGCGAGCTGATCGCGGTGGCGGTGGCCAATCGCAATGGTTGCGAATACTGCCTCGCGGCGCACACCGGGCTCGGACGCAAGGCCGGGCTGACCGACGCGGCGTTGGTCGCGGCACAGCTCGGCGAGTCCGACGACCCGAAGACGACCGCGCTGCTGGCGCTCGCGCTGGCCCTGGTCGATCAGCGCGGGCAGGTCTCCGACGCGCAGTTCGAGGCGGCGCGGGCGCACGGCTGGACCGACGGTGAGCTCGTCGAACTCGTCGCCCAGGTGGCGCTCAACCTGTTCACCAACTACGTCAACATCGCGCTGCGGGTGCCGGTCGACTTCCCGGTGGTGGCCCTGCGCTGA
- a CDS encoding DUF1990 family protein produces the protein MQALTYAPAGATSPAEPHWTARPTGFRRFETSVVIGHGEPAWAAAREAVLRWGVKRRSGFRVEPDTPATAGADYRVTAGFGPVAIVEPVRVVAVVDTAERCGFAYGTLPGHPVSGEEAFVVHRRPDGTVELTLRSLTRAAPAGCWRAAFPILLVAQRFYRRRYLRALQR, from the coding sequence ATGCAGGCCCTGACCTACGCGCCCGCCGGTGCGACCAGCCCCGCCGAGCCGCACTGGACCGCGCGGCCCACCGGCTTCCGGCGGTTCGAGACCTCGGTGGTGATCGGGCACGGGGAGCCGGCCTGGGCCGCCGCCAGGGAAGCGGTGCTGCGGTGGGGTGTCAAGCGCCGCAGCGGTTTCCGCGTCGAGCCCGACACCCCCGCGACGGCCGGCGCCGACTACCGGGTGACCGCGGGATTCGGCCCGGTCGCGATCGTCGAGCCGGTGCGCGTGGTGGCCGTGGTCGACACCGCCGAGCGCTGCGGCTTCGCCTACGGCACCCTGCCCGGCCATCCGGTGTCCGGCGAGGAGGCGTTCGTGGTGCATCGCCGCCCCGACGGCACCGTCGAACTCACCCTGCGGTCGCTGACCCGAGCCGCGCCCGCCGGATGCTGGCGCGCGGCCTTCCCGATTCTGCTTGTCGCCCAGCGGTTCTACCGCCGCCGCTACCTGCGCGCGCTGCAGCGCTGA
- a CDS encoding MspA family porin, translated as MRINRIGAGVAVLALSALVTGTAGADAFVPLPDGERAGPGVTVKRTGERALVSPSLAANGAGRVAWVSGTVTADVTATPEGEVGPYNGPSGKDGSNNSSTHGASQLNTGYIIGCQVAIGDDAISAGVSGGIDLSGGSIGGSVGLDLGPGDVKFVQIEKKDILKAGVYSVEYQDVEIEIQGCAGYAQARAYSVVEIIGDHYSKTTLYGAPFSIG; from the coding sequence ATGAGAATCAACCGTATCGGCGCCGGTGTCGCCGTACTCGCGCTGAGTGCTCTGGTGACCGGCACCGCGGGCGCCGACGCCTTCGTCCCGCTGCCCGACGGCGAGCGGGCGGGGCCGGGGGTCACGGTCAAGCGGACCGGCGAGCGCGCCCTGGTCTCGCCGTCGCTGGCCGCCAACGGCGCGGGCCGGGTGGCCTGGGTGTCGGGCACCGTGACCGCCGACGTGACCGCCACCCCGGAGGGTGAGGTCGGCCCGTACAACGGCCCGTCCGGCAAGGACGGATCCAACAACTCCTCCACCCACGGCGCCTCGCAGCTGAACACCGGCTACATCATCGGCTGCCAGGTGGCGATCGGCGACGACGCCATCTCGGCGGGCGTCTCCGGCGGCATCGACCTGTCCGGCGGCAGCATCGGCGGCTCGGTCGGCCTCGACCTCGGTCCCGGCGACGTGAAGTTCGTCCAGATCGAGAAGAAGGACATCCTGAAGGCCGGCGTCTACTCGGTCGAGTACCAGGACGTGGAGATCGAGATCCAGGGCTGCGCCGGTTACGCCCAGGCCCGCGCCTACTCGGTCGTGGAGATCATCGGCGACCACTACTCCAAGACCACCCTCTACGGCGCCCCGTTCAGCATCGGCTGA
- a CDS encoding AraC family transcriptional regulator: MTSVDRLSPLLEQFRVRAHVLHTGPLCGVTRFGAGEGRGFLHLIRSGDLTVEHRVPGAGPRRVVVTEPSVLFYPRPLAHDFHTDAEGDCDFACATVEFEGGALHPLARALPPVVIVPLARVDGLEEALALLFGEIDRHRCGHRVVADRLFEVVLLQLLRWLLDHTGAVAMPPGLLTGIADPQLAGVLLAIHESPGDNWTLATMAQRAALSRSAFAARFREIVGQTPLEYLTAWRLAVAQLRLQAGRPVKAVAAELGYANSSALSRVFTQKVGRSPTAWLAARDQG; this comes from the coding sequence ATGACCTCGGTCGATCGGTTGTCGCCGCTGCTGGAACAGTTCCGGGTGCGCGCGCACGTGCTCCACACCGGACCGCTGTGCGGTGTCACCCGATTCGGGGCGGGGGAGGGCCGGGGATTCCTGCACCTGATCCGGTCCGGCGATCTGACCGTCGAGCACCGCGTCCCCGGTGCGGGGCCGCGGCGCGTGGTGGTGACCGAACCCAGCGTGCTGTTCTACCCGCGCCCGCTGGCCCACGACTTCCACACCGACGCCGAGGGTGACTGCGACTTCGCCTGTGCCACCGTCGAGTTCGAAGGAGGCGCGCTGCATCCGCTGGCCCGGGCACTGCCGCCGGTGGTGATCGTGCCGTTGGCCCGGGTCGACGGCCTGGAGGAGGCGCTCGCGCTGCTGTTCGGCGAGATCGACCGGCACCGGTGCGGGCACCGCGTGGTGGCGGACCGGCTCTTCGAAGTGGTGTTGCTGCAACTGCTGCGCTGGCTGCTCGACCACACCGGCGCGGTCGCGATGCCACCGGGCCTGCTCACCGGCATCGCCGATCCACAGCTGGCGGGGGTGCTGCTCGCGATCCACGAATCACCCGGCGACAACTGGACTCTCGCCACCATGGCCCAGCGCGCCGCCCTGTCGCGCAGCGCGTTCGCGGCGCGCTTCCGCGAGATCGTCGGGCAGACCCCGCTGGAGTACCTGACCGCGTGGCGGTTGGCGGTGGCGCAATTGCGGCTGCAGGCCGGGCGCCCGGTGAAAGCCGTTGCCGCCGAACTCGGTTACGCGAACAGCTCGGCCCTGTCGCGCGTGTTCACCCAGAAGGTGGGCCGATCGCCGACGGCCTGGCTGGCCGCGCGTGACCAGGGCTGA
- a CDS encoding GAF domain-containing sensor histidine kinase: MDDDSAAAGRPPVTETLSQLRLRELLAEVQDRITQIVDVRDRMDRLMEAMLVVTAGLDLDNTLRTIVHTAIELVDAGYGALGVRETDKTSNQLAEFVYEGIDDRTRVLIGDLPRGHGVLGVLIADPKPIRLSNLSDHPSSVGFPANHPPMHTFLGVPVQVRGEVFGNLYLTEKAGGLEFTEDDEVVLQALAAAAGIAIENARLYEQSRVRQLWLEAIRDVATELLAGSPSKDVLELVAERGRALTNSVCTFLALPDDADVPHEEITELVVVAAAGADAGVLVGRSVPLSDSPVAQAFRSGKPVTSYVPEPDPIFAGIADLGPVLTLPLRANGIITGVLTTVLSPVDTARSPVDLALMTTYADQAAVALQLADTQRRMRELDVYADRDRIARGLHDHVIQRLFAVGLSLQGTMQRVRTPEVRTRLDETIDDIQAIVQDIRYSIFDLQSNTTTDSSQYRKRLHHIITEMTAESGLRTTVRLSGPVTVLEPPLSGHVEAVLREAVSNVVRHAGASTVAVELVVRDEVSIEVADDGAGLAPEVTRRSGLANLAARAEEAGGVFAVTAREPRGTVLRWSAPLT, from the coding sequence ATGGACGACGATTCGGCGGCCGCGGGCCGGCCTCCGGTGACCGAAACCCTGTCCCAGCTGCGGCTGCGCGAGCTGCTGGCCGAGGTGCAGGACCGGATCACCCAGATCGTCGACGTCCGCGACCGGATGGACCGGTTGATGGAGGCCATGCTCGTCGTCACGGCGGGCCTGGACCTGGACAACACCCTGCGCACGATCGTGCACACCGCCATCGAACTCGTCGACGCCGGCTACGGCGCGCTCGGCGTGCGCGAGACCGACAAGACCAGCAATCAGCTCGCCGAGTTCGTCTACGAGGGCATCGACGACCGCACCCGGGTGCTGATCGGCGACCTGCCGCGCGGGCACGGTGTGCTCGGTGTGCTCATCGCCGATCCGAAACCCATTCGGCTGTCGAATCTTTCCGATCACCCGTCGTCGGTGGGGTTCCCGGCCAACCATCCTCCGATGCACACCTTCCTCGGGGTGCCGGTGCAGGTGCGCGGCGAGGTGTTCGGCAATCTGTACCTCACCGAGAAGGCGGGCGGGCTCGAGTTCACCGAGGACGACGAGGTGGTCCTGCAGGCGCTGGCCGCCGCCGCGGGCATCGCGATCGAGAACGCGCGCCTCTACGAGCAGTCGCGGGTGCGGCAGCTGTGGCTGGAGGCCATCCGCGACGTCGCCACCGAACTGCTCGCCGGCAGCCCGTCCAAGGACGTGCTGGAGCTGGTCGCCGAACGTGGTCGCGCGCTGACCAATTCGGTGTGCACCTTCCTGGCGCTGCCCGACGACGCGGACGTGCCGCACGAGGAGATCACCGAACTGGTGGTGGTCGCGGCGGCGGGCGCCGACGCGGGCGTGCTGGTGGGCCGGTCGGTGCCGCTCTCGGATTCGCCGGTGGCGCAGGCGTTCCGGTCGGGCAAGCCGGTCACCTCGTATGTCCCCGAACCCGATCCGATCTTCGCCGGGATCGCCGATCTCGGACCGGTGCTCACCTTGCCGTTGCGCGCCAACGGCATCATCACCGGCGTTCTGACCACCGTGCTCAGTCCCGTCGACACCGCGCGGAGCCCGGTGGACCTGGCGCTGATGACCACCTACGCCGACCAGGCCGCGGTGGCGCTGCAACTGGCCGACACCCAGCGCCGCATGCGCGAACTCGACGTCTACGCCGACCGCGACCGGATCGCGCGCGGCCTGCACGATCACGTGATCCAGCGGCTGTTCGCGGTCGGGTTGTCGTTGCAGGGGACGATGCAGCGGGTCCGTACGCCCGAGGTGCGCACCCGGCTGGACGAGACCATCGACGACATCCAGGCGATCGTGCAGGACATCCGCTACTCGATCTTCGACCTGCAGAGCAACACCACCACCGATTCCTCGCAGTACCGGAAACGGTTGCACCACATCATCACCGAGATGACCGCCGAGAGCGGGCTGCGTACCACGGTGCGGCTGTCCGGTCCGGTCACCGTGCTCGAACCGCCGCTGTCCGGGCACGTGGAGGCGGTGCTGCGCGAGGCGGTGAGCAATGTGGTCCGGCACGCGGGGGCGTCGACGGTCGCGGTGGAGCTGGTGGTGCGCGACGAGGTGAGCATCGAGGTGGCCGACGACGGTGCCGGGCTGGCACCGGAGGTGACCCGGCGCAGCGGGCTGGCCAATCTCGCCGCGCGCGCCGAGGAGGCCGGTGGCGTGTTCGCCGTCACCGCGCGCGAGCCGCGGGGCACGGTGCTGCGCTGGTCGGCGCCGCTGACCTGA
- a CDS encoding universal stress protein — MFFPDTQGRVVVVGVDGSSQARIALRWAAEFAAHHRAPLHLVTAVEIPVDYGPGLSGPLFDGETLCAQGETVVAEAARQVPDGLIVSTAAEVGDARAVLRRHSESARLLVVGSRGLGALRRTLLGSVSTAVARHAVCPVAVVPEPPVPSAGAVVVGVDGSGDSACALTLAFDEASRRGVRLIAVRAWSEFFRYEARETMQAEAEAELSASLAGYREKFPDVLVERIVVEDRPARAILTAAAGAQLIVVGSRGRGGAVDPAIGSVAQAVLHGAPCPLLIVRPESEPHG, encoded by the coding sequence ATGTTCTTTCCCGACACCCAGGGCCGTGTCGTCGTCGTAGGTGTCGACGGTTCATCGCAGGCTCGGATCGCCCTGCGGTGGGCGGCCGAGTTCGCCGCCCATCATCGGGCGCCGCTGCACCTCGTCACCGCGGTGGAGATCCCGGTCGACTACGGGCCGGGACTCAGTGGCCCGCTCTTCGACGGTGAAACACTCTGCGCCCAGGGTGAAACCGTGGTCGCCGAGGCGGCGAGACAGGTGCCGGACGGGCTGATCGTGTCGACCGCCGCCGAGGTGGGCGACGCGCGGGCGGTGCTGCGGCGTCACAGCGAATCGGCGCGACTGCTGGTGGTGGGCAGTCGCGGGCTCGGCGCGCTGCGGCGCACCCTGCTGGGCTCGGTGAGCACGGCGGTCGCCCGGCACGCGGTGTGCCCGGTGGCGGTGGTGCCGGAGCCGCCGGTGCCGTCGGCCGGTGCCGTGGTGGTCGGCGTCGACGGTTCCGGCGACAGCGCCTGCGCGCTCACCCTGGCCTTCGACGAGGCGAGCCGGCGCGGCGTCCGGCTGATCGCGGTGCGCGCCTGGTCGGAGTTCTTCCGCTACGAGGCCCGCGAGACCATGCAGGCCGAAGCCGAGGCGGAGCTGTCGGCGAGCCTGGCCGGCTATCGCGAGAAGTTCCCCGACGTCCTGGTCGAGCGCATCGTCGTCGAGGACCGCCCCGCCCGCGCCATTCTCACCGCCGCGGCGGGCGCCCAGCTGATCGTGGTCGGCAGCCGGGGCCGCGGCGGCGCTGTCGACCCCGCCATCGGCTCCGTCGCCCAGGCCGTCCTGCACGGCGCACCCTGCCCGCTGCTGATCGTCCGCCCGGAGTCCGAGCCGCACGGGTGA
- a CDS encoding sensor histidine kinase, with protein sequence MPGPDRRPRLPARFRGLRGRVMTAFVLGASVVAVVLAASVYGISTRYMEAQRVRTVDRAVAVHAELLRLRLDDPAVTSAQALDALHLPTGYIAVLHRDSRWTAVGVDDGFVPLAPPAIDPTAALPSTATRVRLGDQPYLRVWTTVDDGTVLYEFAPLRELEATLRLLRTILFACALLAVAVAAISGAWAAQRTLSPLRQVARTAARISAGEQDLRLPGDDDPDLSTMVDAFNAMVDSLHRRIEREHRLVSDLSHELRTPLTTLTTTATVLAGHSDELSERPRAALGLLVEETAYLRGLLDDMLALARAEAGIHRSEPAPLSLAELLTHLLRGRGAAPELLDIGDPGMVRGRRMELERALVNLLANADRHGGGLAGVRVERDGAEVRVLVDDAGPGVAPADRERIFDRFVTAAPATAGTGIGLALVAETVAGHGGTLRCVDRPGGGARFVLTVPSLHTEGAAAGAGDQPMLKG encoded by the coding sequence ATGCCCGGTCCTGATCGCCGCCCGCGCCTGCCCGCCCGGTTCCGTGGCCTGCGCGGGCGGGTGATGACCGCGTTCGTGCTCGGCGCGAGCGTGGTCGCGGTGGTGCTGGCCGCCTCGGTGTACGGGATCAGCACGCGGTACATGGAGGCGCAGCGGGTCCGGACCGTCGACCGCGCGGTCGCCGTGCACGCCGAACTGCTGCGGCTGCGTCTGGACGATCCGGCCGTCACCAGCGCGCAGGCGCTCGACGCCCTGCACCTGCCGACGGGCTATATCGCCGTCCTGCACCGGGATTCACGCTGGACGGCCGTCGGTGTCGACGACGGATTCGTCCCGCTGGCCCCGCCCGCGATCGACCCCACCGCGGCGCTGCCCAGCACCGCCACTCGCGTCCGGCTCGGCGACCAGCCGTACCTGCGGGTGTGGACCACCGTCGACGACGGCACCGTGCTCTACGAATTCGCGCCGCTGCGTGAGCTCGAGGCCACGCTGCGGCTGCTGCGCACCATCCTGTTCGCCTGCGCCCTGCTCGCCGTGGCGGTCGCCGCGATCTCGGGCGCCTGGGCCGCGCAGCGCACGCTGAGCCCGCTGCGCCAGGTCGCGCGCACCGCCGCCCGGATCTCCGCGGGCGAACAGGATCTGCGACTGCCCGGCGACGACGACCCCGACCTGTCCACCATGGTCGACGCGTTCAACGCCATGGTCGATTCCCTGCACCGCCGGATCGAACGCGAACACCGGCTGGTCTCGGACCTGAGTCACGAACTGCGCACCCCGCTGACCACGCTCACCACCACCGCCACCGTCCTCGCCGGGCACAGCGACGAACTGTCCGAACGGCCGCGCGCGGCACTGGGACTGCTGGTCGAGGAGACCGCCTATCTGCGCGGCCTGCTCGACGACATGCTCGCGCTGGCCCGCGCCGAAGCGGGCATCCACCGGTCCGAGCCGGCGCCGCTGTCGCTGGCCGAACTGCTCACCCACCTGCTGCGCGGCCGGGGCGCGGCGCCCGAACTGCTCGACATCGGCGACCCCGGCATGGTGCGCGGGCGGCGGATGGAACTCGAACGGGCGCTGGTGAATCTGCTCGCCAACGCCGACCGGCACGGCGGCGGACTGGCCGGGGTGCGGGTGGAACGCGACGGTGCGGAGGTCAGGGTCCTCGTCGACGATGCCGGGCCCGGTGTCGCGCCCGCCGACCGCGAGCGCATCTTCGACCGGTTCGTCACCGCGGCGCCGGCGACGGCGGGCACCGGGATCGGCCTGGCGCTGGTCGCCGAGACCGTCGCCGGGCACGGCGGCACGCTGCGGTGCGTCGACCGCCCCGGCGGCGGTGCGCGTTTCGTGCTGACGGTCCCCTCGCTCCACACGGAGGGCGCCGCCGCCGGGGCCGGGGATCAGCCGATGCTGAAGGGCTGA
- a CDS encoding response regulator — protein sequence MITVFLVDDHEIVRRGVSDLIALESDLGVVGEAGSCAEALARIPALRPDVVVLDVRLPDGNGIELCRELLSAEPAPRCLILTSFTDEQAMLDAILAGASGYVVKDIRSLELINAVREVGNGRSLLDNRAAAALMAKLRSEAAEKTGPLATLTEQERTLLSLLGEGLTNRQIAARMFLAEKTVKNYVSRLLTKLGVERRTQAAVLAADLERPPRR from the coding sequence ATGATCACGGTGTTCCTGGTCGACGACCACGAGATCGTCCGGCGCGGAGTCTCGGACCTGATCGCGCTCGAATCCGACCTCGGGGTGGTCGGCGAGGCAGGTTCCTGCGCCGAGGCCCTGGCCCGCATCCCCGCGCTGCGCCCCGACGTGGTGGTCCTCGATGTGCGCCTGCCCGATGGCAACGGCATCGAACTGTGCCGCGAACTGCTCTCGGCCGAACCGGCACCGCGCTGCCTGATCCTCACCTCGTTCACCGACGAGCAGGCCATGCTCGACGCGATCCTGGCCGGGGCGAGCGGCTATGTGGTCAAGGACATCCGGAGCCTGGAACTGATCAACGCCGTGCGCGAGGTCGGCAACGGGCGGTCGCTGCTGGACAACCGGGCCGCCGCGGCGCTGATGGCCAAGCTGCGCTCGGAGGCCGCGGAGAAGACCGGCCCGCTGGCGACGCTGACCGAACAGGAACGCACCCTGCTGTCGCTGCTGGGCGAGGGCCTGACCAATCGGCAGATCGCGGCCCGCATGTTCCTGGCCGAGAAGACCGTCAAGAACTACGTGTCCCGGCTGCTCACCAAGCTCGGTGTGGAGCGCCGCACCCAGGCCGCCGTGTTGGCCGCCGACCTGGAGCGACCGCCGCGGCGATGA
- a CDS encoding response regulator transcription factor — translation MSAQLMIVEDDTRVRTSLRLAMEDEGYLVAEAERAEVALAQVRELGAPDVMIVDLMLGGMDGFTCIREVRRDHDVPIIVVSARDDTHDVVAALEAGADDFVTKPFEVKELTARIRALRRRSRATGEREVTELVLDADRRLVLCPERGSLRLAGADVHLTLTEFRLLCELAQHDGLVLSRQLLLDKIWDRGFFGDERIVDVHVRRLRTKIERDAADPRLIVTVRGLGYRLDARS, via the coding sequence ATGAGCGCGCAGTTGATGATCGTCGAGGACGACACCCGGGTCCGTACGTCGCTACGACTGGCGATGGAGGACGAGGGTTACCTCGTCGCCGAGGCCGAACGGGCGGAGGTGGCGCTCGCGCAGGTCCGCGAACTCGGCGCCCCCGATGTGATGATCGTGGACCTGATGCTCGGCGGCATGGACGGTTTCACCTGTATCCGCGAGGTGCGCCGCGACCACGACGTGCCGATCATCGTGGTCAGCGCGCGCGACGACACCCACGACGTAGTGGCCGCGCTCGAGGCGGGCGCCGACGACTTCGTCACCAAACCGTTCGAGGTGAAGGAACTCACCGCCCGCATCCGTGCCCTGCGCCGCCGCTCCCGCGCCACCGGCGAACGCGAGGTCACCGAGCTGGTCCTGGACGCGGACCGGCGGCTGGTGCTGTGCCCCGAACGCGGCTCGCTGCGCCTGGCCGGAGCGGACGTGCACCTCACCCTCACCGAGTTCCGGCTGCTGTGCGAACTGGCCCAGCACGACGGCCTGGTGCTGAGCAGGCAGCTGCTGCTGGACAAGATCTGGGATCGCGGCTTCTTCGGCGACGAACGCATCGTCGACGTGCACGTGCGCAGGCTGCGCACCAAGATCGAACGCGATGCCGCCGACCCGCGCCTGATCGTGACCGTGCGCGGCCTCGGCTATCGGCTCGATGCCCGGTCCTGA
- a CDS encoding MspA family porin, with translation MIDRKNSARLAGLAGAAAVTLGLLSTGAANADTFVPLPGGEIVKTLSDGTVVTVRLAGESANINPSMGATPAHRNAWVSGSAQVELSGDNAKGGKIYPGYVVGCQVNIDGGGVEGGVEGESSWDGEDVNVGASSGAELSLGPGQAKSFYVLDIEKADDYGNEDHGTNNKFKGKSGSVTWADTTIGLSGCGGYAQARAFVKVKVETENVNSVVTLWGQPFSIG, from the coding sequence ATGATCGACCGTAAGAATTCGGCCCGCCTGGCCGGTCTGGCCGGTGCGGCCGCCGTGACGCTGGGCCTGCTGTCCACCGGTGCCGCCAACGCCGACACCTTCGTTCCGCTGCCCGGCGGCGAGATCGTCAAGACCCTGTCCGACGGCACCGTCGTCACCGTGCGCCTGGCGGGCGAGTCGGCCAACATCAACCCGTCGATGGGCGCCACCCCGGCGCACCGCAACGCGTGGGTGTCCGGCAGCGCGCAGGTGGAGCTGTCCGGCGACAACGCCAAGGGCGGCAAGATCTACCCGGGCTACGTCGTGGGCTGCCAGGTGAACATCGACGGCGGCGGCGTCGAGGGCGGCGTGGAAGGCGAGAGCAGCTGGGACGGCGAGGACGTGAACGTCGGCGCCAGCAGCGGCGCCGAACTGAGTCTGGGCCCCGGCCAGGCGAAGTCGTTCTACGTGCTCGACATCGAGAAGGCCGACGACTACGGCAACGAGGACCACGGCACCAACAACAAGTTCAAGGGTAAGAGCGGCTCGGTGACCTGGGCCGACACCACCATCGGCCTCAGCGGCTGCGGTGGGTACGCGCAGGCGCGCGCCTTCGTGAAGGTCAAGGTGGAGACCGAGAACGTGAACTCGGTCGTCACCCTGTGGGGTCAGCCCTTCAGCATCGGCTGA
- a CDS encoding CinA family protein — MATPSEVGEFAQRHGHTVAVAESLTGGNLAAALAAAPDSADWFRGGVVAYSVTVKQRVLGVPDVPVVSETAALAMAEGVRSLTDADVAVATTGVGGPGAQDGEPAGSVWCAVATRDTAWAVHRDFPGDPAEVLDQSVRCALELLRAGQDRLTGSGG, encoded by the coding sequence TTGGCCACCCCATCCGAGGTCGGCGAGTTCGCCCAGCGTCACGGGCACACCGTCGCCGTCGCCGAATCACTGACCGGCGGGAATCTCGCCGCGGCCCTGGCCGCCGCACCCGACTCGGCGGACTGGTTCCGCGGTGGCGTGGTGGCGTACTCGGTCACGGTGAAACAGCGGGTGCTCGGCGTCCCCGACGTGCCCGTCGTCTCCGAGACCGCCGCGCTGGCCATGGCCGAGGGCGTCCGGAGCCTGACCGACGCCGATGTCGCGGTCGCGACGACCGGCGTCGGTGGTCCCGGCGCCCAGGACGGCGAGCCGGCCGGTTCGGTCTGGTGCGCCGTGGCCACCCGCGACACCGCCTGGGCGGTACACCGCGACTTCCCCGGCGACCCGGCCGAGGTCCTGGACCAGTCGGTGCGCTGCGCGCTGGAACTGCTGCGCGCGGGACAGGACCGCCTCACCGGATCCGGCGGATAA
- a CDS encoding magnesium and cobalt transport protein CorA: MSSAPQFRFRRSRLAPEPPVPGPAVPTARAIVDCGVYVEGRRLPGRFTPAEARAAVRERGKGFVWIGLFEPDLRQMGEIAATFDLHALAVEDAVHAHQRPKLERYDDILVTVMRTVAYVEHDMHAVSEIVETGEIMVFTGPDFVVAVRHGEHSGLADVRHRLEQDPERMAHGPGVVLHAIADRIVDSYIAVAQAVEYDVESIEEELFTPRSRLPIESIYQLKREIVELRRAVSPLALPLQTLTGPVSPLSKEARRYLRDVADHHAGVAERINDLDESLTALVGAAVAKIAIQQNADMRRISAFVAILAVPTMIAGIYGMNFDHMPELHQRWGYPAVLIIMVVLCTGLFAAFRRIKWL; the protein is encoded by the coding sequence GTGTCGTCCGCTCCACAGTTCCGGTTCCGCCGTTCCCGTCTCGCGCCCGAGCCGCCGGTGCCGGGGCCCGCGGTCCCGACGGCACGGGCGATCGTGGACTGCGGCGTCTATGTCGAGGGCAGGCGGCTGCCGGGCCGGTTCACTCCGGCCGAGGCGCGGGCCGCGGTCCGGGAGCGGGGCAAGGGCTTCGTCTGGATCGGGCTGTTCGAACCGGACCTGCGCCAGATGGGGGAGATCGCCGCGACCTTCGACCTGCACGCGCTGGCGGTCGAGGACGCCGTGCACGCCCACCAGCGCCCCAAACTGGAGCGCTACGACGACATCCTGGTGACGGTGATGCGGACGGTGGCCTACGTCGAGCACGACATGCACGCGGTCAGCGAGATCGTCGAGACCGGCGAGATCATGGTGTTCACCGGCCCCGATTTCGTCGTCGCGGTCCGGCACGGCGAGCATTCGGGCCTGGCCGACGTGCGGCACCGGCTCGAACAGGATCCCGAGCGGATGGCGCACGGCCCCGGCGTGGTGCTGCACGCCATCGCCGACCGGATCGTCGACTCCTACATCGCGGTCGCCCAGGCCGTGGAGTACGACGTGGAGTCGATCGAGGAGGAACTGTTCACCCCGCGCTCGCGGCTGCCGATCGAGTCGATCTATCAGCTCAAGCGCGAGATCGTGGAACTGCGCCGCGCGGTGAGCCCGCTGGCGCTGCCGTTGCAGACCCTCACCGGGCCGGTGTCACCGCTGTCGAAGGAGGCCCGGCGTTATCTGCGCGATGTGGCCGACCACCACGCGGGCGTCGCCGAACGGATCAACGATCTCGACGAGTCCCTCACCGCCCTGGTCGGCGCGGCGGTGGCCAAGATCGCGATCCAGCAGAACGCCGACATGCGCCGCATCTCCGCCTTCGTCGCGATCCTGGCCGTGCCGACGATGATCGCCGGCATCTACGGCATGAACTTCGACCACATGCCCGAACTGCACCAGCGCTGGGGCTATCCCGCCGTCCTGATCATCATGGTCGTGCTCTGCACGGGACTGTTCGCCGCCTTCCGCCGCATCAAGTGGTTGTGA